The following are encoded in a window of Chryseobacterium sp. genomic DNA:
- a CDS encoding DUF72 domain-containing protein — MRNKIYIGCAGFTGRNWKGIFFPDCLASKEELSYYSTRFNAVEINSTFYRKPRVTTLENWYTRSAEDFRFFVKMPKTFTHIQKLQNSAQDILEFCSYIRTGLKEKLAGFLYQFPPGFHYSPENLETVLKNIPPGFTSVTEFRHESWWRSDAAKVLADRSIVFAGVSYPGRIPNEIITVHPKIAYYRLHGVPVMFKSEYSDQFLSAIAEEIEESGRDFYVFFNNTWGTAALKNGLDLMKIIQ, encoded by the coding sequence ATGAGAAATAAAATTTATATAGGATGTGCGGGATTTACAGGCAGGAACTGGAAAGGGATCTTCTTCCCGGACTGCCTTGCCTCTAAGGAAGAGCTTTCCTACTATTCCACACGGTTCAATGCGGTAGAAATCAATTCCACTTTCTACCGCAAACCGCGTGTAACTACGCTGGAGAACTGGTATACACGGTCAGCAGAAGATTTCAGGTTTTTCGTTAAGATGCCAAAAACCTTTACTCATATTCAAAAACTGCAAAATTCGGCTCAAGATATTTTGGAGTTCTGCTCATATATCCGGACAGGATTAAAAGAAAAGCTGGCCGGCTTTCTTTATCAGTTTCCGCCAGGTTTCCATTACAGTCCTGAAAATCTGGAGACAGTCCTGAAAAACATTCCGCCGGGTTTTACGAGTGTTACCGAATTCCGGCATGAGTCATGGTGGCGCAGTGACGCTGCAAAAGTTCTGGCAGACCGGAGTATTGTGTTCGCAGGAGTCAGTTATCCCGGCAGGATTCCCAATGAGATAATCACAGTTCACCCGAAGATTGCCTATTACAGGCTGCACGGCGTGCCGGTTATGTTTAAATCGGAATACAGCGACCAATTCCTTTCAGCAATTGCAGAAGAGATTGAGGAAAGCGGAAGAGACTTTTACGTTTTCTTCAATAATACCTGGGGGACGGCCGCCTTGAAAAATGGTCTTGATCTCATGAAAATCATCCAATGA
- a CDS encoding Sir2 family NAD-dependent protein deacetylase, with amino-acid sequence MKKNLVVLSGAGISAESGVRTFRDSNGLWENHRIEDVATPEGFAKNPQLVLNFYNERRRQLNTVKPNEAHRILVELEKDFHVQIITQNVDDLHERAGSSQVLHLHGELKKVRPVNSQSDAILWEGDLNFGDTDAYGNQLRPHIVWFGEEVPAIEEAQHIASEADIFLIIGTSLQVYPAAGLLHSIPDGCELFVIDPHLLNSFAAEENFFKMNATEGMRLLLPRLNAIGS; translated from the coding sequence ATGAAAAAAAATCTTGTAGTTCTATCCGGCGCAGGCATCTCTGCTGAGAGCGGTGTGCGTACTTTCCGCGACAGTAACGGTTTGTGGGAGAATCACAGAATTGAGGACGTTGCCACACCTGAAGGGTTTGCTAAAAATCCGCAGCTCGTGCTGAATTTTTATAATGAAAGACGCCGCCAACTGAACACCGTAAAGCCTAACGAAGCCCATAGGATTCTGGTGGAACTGGAAAAGGATTTTCATGTTCAAATCATCACCCAAAATGTAGATGATCTGCATGAACGGGCCGGTTCAAGCCAGGTACTGCATCTTCACGGCGAACTGAAAAAAGTGAGACCGGTAAATTCCCAAAGTGATGCCATATTATGGGAAGGAGACCTAAATTTTGGTGATACAGATGCTTATGGAAATCAGCTGCGCCCTCACATCGTATGGTTTGGAGAAGAAGTACCGGCTATAGAAGAGGCACAGCATATTGCTTCGGAAGCCGACATCTTTCTCATTATCGGAACCTCATTGCAGGTCTATCCGGCGGCGGGTCTTTTGCACAGTATTCCTGACGGTTGCGAACTTTTCGTAATAGACCCTCACCTTCTAAACAGTTTCGCCGCAGAGGAAAATTTCTTTAAAATGAATGCTACGGAAGGGATGCGTTTGCTGCTTCCGCGACTGAATGCGATTGGCAGCTAA
- a CDS encoding response regulator transcription factor yields MYRIKIAIVDDHKMVSKAIEDMISANPKYEVVYNCCNGDDFIASLNSQKVDPDVVLMDINMPFRDGVETTAWLHREKPKVKVIALTMEDNEHTIIRMMRAGAKGYLLKDMSPELLFEAIETVYSKGSFYTDYLTQRLMKVKNEEDTAKNILDELKAKEKEFLRLACTEITYKEIADKMCMSPKTIDGYRDSVFAKMDVKSRVGLVLFALKHNMI; encoded by the coding sequence ATGTACAGGATTAAGATTGCCATCGTTGATGACCATAAAATGGTTTCAAAAGCTATTGAAGATATGATCTCTGCCAATCCCAAATATGAAGTGGTTTATAACTGCTGCAACGGAGATGATTTCATTGCCAGCTTAAACAGCCAGAAGGTGGATCCCGATGTGGTTCTGATGGACATTAACATGCCGTTTCGCGACGGTGTTGAAACTACCGCCTGGCTGCACCGCGAAAAACCGAAAGTTAAAGTGATTGCGCTTACTATGGAGGATAATGAGCATACGATTATCAGAATGATGCGTGCCGGAGCCAAGGGTTACCTTTTGAAAGATATGTCACCTGAGCTGCTGTTCGAAGCCATTGAGACGGTGTACAGTAAAGGCAGTTTTTATACGGATTATCTGACTCAGCGTCTGATGAAGGTGAAGAATGAAGAAGATACGGCTAAAAATATTCTGGACGAACTCAAGGCTAAAGAAAAGGAATTCTTACGTTTGGCTTGTACGGAAATAACCTATAAGGAAATTGCAGACAAAATGTGCATGAGCCCCAAGACCATAGACGGTTACCGGGACAGCGTATTTGCGAAAATGGATGTTAAAAGTAGGGTAGGACTTGTACTCTTTGCCCTTAAACATAATATGATTTAA
- a CDS encoding sensor histidine kinase, with protein sequence MKFEGAELLIIFSSLIILMVLSMMVLIYVGFLRKKSQLILQEQEKELKFAQELALSQIEMREQTLRYVGQELHDDIGQKLSVAKLLNNKLSSQLQNGDREFLREINELLGECISDIRNLSKTFISHHIEHVGLIESIEREVGRIRKLDFMEVNYIHNVKEIQIDPKHSLILFRIIQECLNNVLKHSRSKKLDIILDDCTKTLEISIIDQGIGLPENTGKDGSGLSNITNRAKVINASFSIDSVKDKGTEVKIVYPKN encoded by the coding sequence ATGAAATTTGAAGGTGCAGAACTGCTGATTATCTTTTCTTCTCTTATTATACTGATGGTCCTCAGCATGATGGTCCTGATTTACGTTGGGTTCCTCAGGAAAAAATCGCAGCTCATCCTGCAGGAGCAGGAAAAGGAGTTGAAATTTGCACAGGAACTGGCCCTTTCCCAGATTGAGATGCGGGAGCAGACGCTTCGGTATGTGGGTCAGGAACTTCATGATGATATTGGCCAGAAACTCTCTGTAGCAAAACTGCTTAATAACAAACTCAGTTCACAGCTGCAGAACGGTGACAGGGAATTTCTGAGAGAAATCAATGAACTGCTGGGCGAGTGCATCAGCGATATCCGTAACCTTTCCAAGACGTTTATTTCTCATCATATTGAGCACGTTGGACTTATTGAGTCAATCGAACGTGAGGTAGGCCGCATCAGGAAGCTGGATTTCATGGAAGTAAATTACATCCATAATGTGAAGGAAATCCAAATCGATCCTAAACATTCACTGATTCTGTTCAGGATCATACAGGAATGCCTGAATAACGTGCTGAAGCATTCACGGTCCAAGAAGCTTGACATAATCCTGGACGACTGCACCAAAACACTTGAAATAAGCATAATTGACCAGGGCATAGGACTGCCCGAAAATACCGGCAAAGACGGCAGCGGCCTAAGTAATATTACCAACCGCGCAAAAGTAATAAATGCCTCCTTTTCAATAGATTCGGTAAAGGACAAAGGCACCGAAGTGAAAATTGTTTATCCCAAAAACTGA
- a CDS encoding YggS family pyridoxal phosphate-dependent enzyme, whose amino-acid sequence MNSDSIGDRYYNVRTQLPPEVQLVVVTKTHPADTVREIYNLGHRHFGENKVQEMLTKQMELPADIKWHLIGHLQTNKVKHIAEFIHLIESVDSEKLLQEIDRQAQKHNRTINVLLQVRIATEETKFGLEISETRELFSQWTQGLYPNVKICGLMGMATYTDDQEQVKREFSTLKRLFDQLAVQKEIQILSMGMSGDYKLAIECGSNSVRVGSAICGARDYQ is encoded by the coding sequence ATGAATTCTGATTCAATTGGTGACCGTTACTACAATGTTCGGACACAATTACCACCGGAAGTACAGTTGGTTGTAGTTACAAAAACCCATCCTGCAGATACTGTGCGGGAAATATATAATTTAGGTCACCGCCATTTTGGTGAGAATAAGGTACAGGAAATGCTGACCAAACAGATGGAATTGCCCGCTGATATCAAATGGCATCTGATCGGACACCTGCAGACCAATAAAGTGAAGCATATTGCAGAATTTATCCATCTCATAGAAAGTGTGGACAGTGAAAAACTGCTTCAGGAAATAGACCGGCAGGCGCAAAAACACAACCGCACCATCAATGTACTGCTTCAGGTAAGAATTGCTACTGAGGAGACCAAATTTGGCCTGGAAATTTCCGAAACCAGGGAGCTTTTCAGCCAGTGGACTCAGGGCCTCTACCCTAATGTAAAAATCTGCGGGCTTATGGGTATGGCCACCTATACAGATGATCAGGAGCAGGTAAAACGGGAATTCAGCACCTTAAAGCGGCTTTTCGATCAGCTGGCGGTCCAGAAGGAAATTCAAATCTTATCCATGGGTATGAGCGGTGATTACAAACTGGCCATAGAGTGCGGATCCAACTCAGTGCGTGTGGGTTCGGCCATCTGCGGTGCACGCGATTATCAGTGA
- a CDS encoding sigma-54-dependent transcriptional regulator, with product MQKILIVEDETAISSVLQSILSDELPTYEFTIAADGLEGFKYIEKEDFDLIISDIKMPKLSGTELLKQSLQVKPDSTFVMISGHADIDTAVDCLKEGAYDFISKPIDINRLITSVKNALDKEKLAKENKNLQKENSTLKKKVNKKYQMIGESPALRKIHEMIAKVATSDARVLITGPNGAGKELVAHAIHSQSERSRGPMVEVNCAAIPSELIESELFGHVKGSFTGAIKDKQGKFELANNGTIFLDEIGDMSLIAQAKVLRALQESKVSPVGSDKEIKVDVRVLAATNKNMQKEIEAGRFREDLYHRLSVIEIYVPPLDERKEDIKLLVEYFAKSLADEQGTAPKVFEEGALKSLEAFSWTGNIRELRNIVERLIILGGSTVTADDVAAFVRK from the coding sequence ATGCAGAAAATCCTTATCGTAGAAGATGAAACCGCTATCTCCAGCGTGCTTCAAAGTATTCTGTCAGATGAATTGCCAACGTATGAATTTACTATAGCCGCCGATGGGCTTGAAGGCTTTAAGTATATTGAGAAAGAGGATTTTGACCTGATTATATCAGATATTAAGATGCCGAAGCTTTCGGGAACAGAACTGCTGAAACAATCGCTGCAGGTAAAACCGGATTCCACATTTGTAATGATTTCCGGCCATGCCGACATTGATACAGCTGTGGACTGTCTGAAAGAGGGAGCCTACGATTTCATCTCCAAACCAATTGACATCAACCGTTTGATAACCAGTGTTAAAAATGCGCTGGATAAGGAAAAATTGGCTAAGGAAAATAAAAATCTTCAGAAAGAAAATTCAACATTAAAGAAGAAGGTTAACAAGAAGTACCAGATGATTGGTGAGAGTCCCGCGCTCAGGAAAATCCACGAAATGATTGCTAAAGTTGCCACGTCAGATGCCCGCGTACTCATAACAGGACCTAACGGTGCTGGTAAGGAACTGGTAGCACACGCCATACATTCACAAAGTGAAAGAAGCCGCGGACCAATGGTAGAGGTGAACTGCGCGGCTATTCCTTCAGAACTGATTGAAAGTGAGCTTTTTGGGCACGTAAAAGGTTCATTTACCGGAGCCATAAAAGATAAGCAGGGAAAATTTGAACTTGCGAACAATGGGACCATTTTCCTGGACGAGATTGGCGATATGAGTCTTATAGCTCAGGCTAAGGTGCTGCGCGCCCTTCAGGAGAGTAAAGTTTCACCGGTTGGTAGTGACAAGGAAATAAAAGTGGATGTGCGCGTACTTGCCGCAACCAACAAAAACATGCAGAAAGAAATTGAAGCCGGCAGATTCAGGGAAGACCTTTACCACCGTCTTTCTGTCATTGAAATCTATGTACCCCCTCTGGACGAAAGAAAGGAAGACATTAAACTGTTGGTTGAATATTTCGCCAAATCCTTGGCAGACGAACAGGGAACCGCACCAAAAGTCTTTGAAGAGGGTGCCCTGAAAAGCCTGGAAGCATTTTCGTGGACCGGGAATATCCGCGAGCTCCGCAATATTGTTGAGCGTCTTATCATTCTGGGCGGAAGTACGGTTACGGCTGATGATGTGGCCGCCTTCGTACGAAAATAA
- a CDS encoding MATE family efflux transporter has product MLLNRKYTREALILAVPVMLTQLGQVSVQLFDNIIVGNLLGAKALAAVSLGNAVFFSVFVFGLGISFAIPPLVSEAHAQKKHHRINSVFRHGFVLNIAVGLLLMLLLFGFIPLLPFLNQPAEIIPDTQDYLLMMALSVLPFMAFQTLREVSEGLGYTVGVTVATIIANVVNIALNYILIKGLFGFPPMGVKGSAIATLIARVFMMILLYFILRKHETTRRYVIAFTLKLNELRGKMFSRMLKLGLPTAFQMFFEVTAFAGAAFICGLVSATDIASHQIALSMASFTFNLCIGFSVASTVMVGRKMGEKNFVELRALGINNLKLSFIYMTVCGLFFIFGRDVLPTFFTRKEDVEVIMLASQLLIIAALFQLSDGVQVTALGILRGIQDVKIPSILTFIAYWVITIPLGYILCVTLEMGAFGMWIALGLGLTISAVMLVVRFFRLSAKKIREQAARRDNGLPIA; this is encoded by the coding sequence ATGCTCCTTAACCGAAAATACACCAGAGAAGCGCTTATCCTTGCAGTTCCCGTGATGCTCACCCAATTGGGGCAGGTTTCTGTGCAGCTTTTTGACAATATCATCGTAGGTAACCTTTTGGGTGCCAAAGCATTGGCCGCAGTGTCGTTGGGAAATGCTGTTTTTTTCTCTGTATTCGTATTCGGACTGGGAATTTCATTTGCTATTCCGCCGCTTGTTTCAGAAGCACACGCGCAAAAGAAACACCACCGCATCAATTCAGTTTTTCGCCACGGATTTGTGCTTAACATCGCTGTAGGACTGCTCCTTATGTTGCTGCTTTTTGGTTTTATTCCCCTTCTGCCCTTCCTGAACCAACCGGCCGAAATCATTCCCGATACCCAGGACTATCTCTTAATGATGGCACTGAGTGTTTTGCCCTTCATGGCTTTTCAAACTTTAAGGGAGGTATCTGAAGGTTTGGGTTACACCGTTGGAGTTACCGTGGCTACAATTATTGCAAACGTTGTTAATATTGCCCTGAACTATATTTTAATAAAAGGATTGTTCGGATTTCCACCTATGGGGGTAAAGGGATCGGCGATTGCTACACTAATAGCCCGTGTTTTTATGATGATTTTGCTCTATTTCATTCTGCGAAAGCACGAAACAACAAGACGTTATGTAATCGCTTTCACTCTTAAGCTGAATGAATTGCGGGGCAAAATGTTCAGCCGGATGCTCAAACTGGGCTTACCTACCGCTTTCCAGATGTTTTTTGAAGTTACAGCGTTTGCCGGCGCCGCGTTTATCTGTGGACTTGTAAGCGCAACAGATATCGCCTCTCATCAGATTGCACTCAGCATGGCCTCATTCACGTTCAACCTCTGTATTGGTTTCAGTGTTGCTTCTACAGTAATGGTTGGCCGTAAAATGGGCGAAAAGAACTTTGTGGAACTGCGTGCTCTGGGTATTAACAACCTTAAACTTTCATTTATCTATATGACGGTTTGTGGACTGTTCTTTATCTTCGGCCGCGATGTGCTGCCCACCTTCTTTACCCGGAAAGAAGATGTAGAAGTTATAATGCTGGCGTCCCAACTTCTGATCATCGCAGCACTGTTTCAGCTGTCAGACGGTGTACAGGTTACGGCACTGGGAATCCTGCGGGGGATCCAGGATGTAAAAATCCCGAGTATTCTCACCTTCATAGCCTACTGGGTCATTACCATTCCACTGGGTTACATCCTGTGCGTCACCCTGGAAATGGGTGCTTTCGGGATGTGGATAGCTCTTGGTCTGGGACTCACGATCTCCGCGGTGATGCTGGTGGTCAGGTTTTTCAGATTATCCGCCAAAAAAATCAGGGAGCAGGCAGCCAGGAGGGACAATGGACTTCCTATTGCTTGA
- a CDS encoding endonuclease, producing MKKIVFFACFAPAVLFAQVPAGYYNGTAGLSGYALKSKVHEIISRNYNWNYADLPAYYGITDLDRYDDHGSANNDILLDIYSEIPGAPDAYEYTVSQLTGSASTEGVGYNREHIIPQSTFDSYYPMYSDLHFVVPTDARINQLRSNYPHAVGGGSTFYTFTNTSKIRSDNTLGYAYSGRVYEPVDEYKGDVARMILYFAVRYESKLRSFNYLAGSGPANDTSVLNGTAEYAFDPGYLEMLKMWHSSDPVSTRETERNNAVYSIQKNRNPFIDNPGWVDLIWSETPDALPPQAPSGLAVTATGAHFVTLTWTPSADADVLGYHVYINGNPIPFTTVKGNTVTVDRLTPDTAYTFTVRSFDKGYLESAVTNPVSATTLYSDSYAKDLMITKFIDGSGFNNAVEISNNKGHEVNLNNYNLRIQFYNSVNGNYYFSESFQLEGKAAAGETFVVRNPRATFNCYSNEQAKFVTASDPLTFTGTQYVELAYKGNTTVDVVGTKDTFNSLGDISLYRQYANQPNTLFNPAEWQNYPTDYCQNLGTLTVADNLVTNSEAGIYPNPVRDLLYLRDVGDKATHAQIFDLSGRLIRTLKFSNQKEKSVDVSELPSGVYFIRVNTKSFRFIKQ from the coding sequence ATGAAAAAAATTGTCTTTTTTGCCTGTTTTGCGCCAGCGGTACTTTTCGCGCAGGTTCCTGCGGGTTATTATAACGGAACTGCCGGCCTTTCAGGTTATGCATTAAAAAGCAAAGTGCACGAAATAATATCACGCAATTATAACTGGAATTATGCCGATTTGCCCGCTTATTACGGTATAACCGATCTGGACAGGTATGACGACCATGGGTCAGCCAACAATGATATCCTGCTCGATATTTATTCTGAAATTCCCGGTGCACCGGATGCGTATGAGTATACGGTCAGTCAGCTGACGGGCTCAGCATCAACAGAAGGAGTGGGCTACAACCGTGAACACATCATTCCGCAAAGCACTTTTGACAGTTATTATCCGATGTATTCGGACCTGCACTTTGTGGTTCCCACAGATGCACGCATTAACCAACTTAGAAGTAATTATCCGCATGCTGTTGGTGGAGGTTCAACTTTCTACACTTTTACAAACACATCCAAGATCCGTAGTGACAACACCCTCGGCTATGCTTACAGCGGCAGGGTGTATGAACCTGTAGATGAGTACAAGGGCGATGTGGCACGAATGATCCTGTACTTTGCAGTAAGGTACGAATCCAAGCTACGGTCATTCAATTATTTAGCGGGCTCGGGACCGGCAAATGATACCAGCGTCCTGAACGGTACAGCAGAATATGCTTTTGATCCGGGGTATCTTGAGATGCTGAAAATGTGGCACAGCAGTGATCCTGTATCTACGCGCGAAACAGAACGTAACAACGCGGTGTACAGCATCCAGAAAAACAGAAACCCCTTTATTGACAATCCCGGCTGGGTAGATTTAATATGGTCCGAAACTCCGGATGCGCTGCCTCCTCAAGCGCCGTCCGGTCTGGCGGTAACAGCAACCGGTGCACACTTTGTAACTTTAACCTGGACACCCAGTGCGGATGCTGATGTTTTGGGATATCATGTTTATATCAACGGCAATCCGATTCCTTTCACCACAGTTAAGGGTAATACAGTTACTGTAGACCGCCTGACTCCTGATACCGCTTATACATTTACAGTTCGGTCCTTTGACAAAGGTTATCTGGAATCAGCTGTCACCAATCCGGTTTCAGCAACGACACTTTACAGCGATTCCTACGCGAAGGATCTGATGATCACCAAATTCATTGACGGCAGCGGTTTTAACAATGCCGTAGAGATCAGTAACAATAAAGGGCATGAGGTAAACCTGAACAATTATAACTTAAGGATACAGTTCTACAATTCGGTGAACGGCAATTACTATTTTTCCGAATCATTTCAACTGGAAGGAAAAGCAGCAGCAGGTGAAACATTTGTAGTGCGGAATCCGCGCGCAACCTTTAACTGTTACAGCAACGAACAGGCTAAATTTGTCACTGCTTCAGATCCGCTTACCTTCACCGGTACGCAATATGTGGAACTTGCCTACAAGGGTAACACTACTGTAGATGTCGTTGGCACAAAAGACACGTTCAACAGTCTGGGAGATATTTCCCTTTACAGGCAGTACGCAAATCAACCCAATACGCTTTTCAATCCTGCTGAATGGCAGAATTATCCAACCGATTACTGCCAGAATTTAGGTACTCTGACTGTCGCTGATAATTTAGTCACCAACTCTGAGGCAGGAATTTATCCGAATCCGGTGCGGGACCTGCTTTATCTGAGGGATGTAGGTGATAAAGCCACACATGCGCAGATTTTTGACCTTTCCGGCAGACTAATCAGGACTTTAAAGTTCTCAAACCAGAAGGAGAAAAGTGTTGATGTCTCAGAGTTGCCGTCAGGGGTTTATTTTATCAGGGTAAACACAAAATCTTTCCGGTTCATCAAGCAATAG
- a CDS encoding acyl-CoA dehydrogenase family protein, protein MQDNIKMVAETARDFAEKNIRPNIMEWDESQTFPVELFHQLGEMGFMGIVIPEEYGGSGLGYHEYVTILDEISQVDPSIGLSVAAHNSLCTNHIYEFGNEEQRHRWLPKLASGQVIGAWGLTEHNTGSDSGGMSTTAVKDGDDWIINGAKNFITHAISGDIAVVMTRTGEKGAKNNSTAFVLEKGMAGFTSGKKENKLGMRASETAELIFDNVRVPDANRLGEVGSGFKQAMKILDGGRISIAALSLGIARGAYKAALKYSQERHQFGKPINSFQSINFMLADMATEIDAAELLIQRASNLKNAKKPMTKEGAMAKLYASEACVRIANNAVQIFGGYGYTKDFPAEKYYRDSKLCTIGEGTSEIQRLVIGREISK, encoded by the coding sequence ATGCAAGACAACATCAAAATGGTAGCAGAAACTGCAAGAGATTTTGCTGAAAAAAATATTAGACCAAATATCATGGAGTGGGATGAAAGTCAGACTTTTCCTGTTGAACTTTTTCACCAGCTTGGCGAAATGGGCTTCATGGGAATCGTAATTCCTGAGGAATACGGTGGTTCCGGTCTTGGCTACCATGAATATGTAACCATACTGGACGAAATCTCGCAGGTAGATCCTTCTATCGGCCTGTCAGTTGCAGCTCATAACTCACTCTGCACCAATCATATTTATGAATTCGGTAATGAGGAACAAAGACACAGATGGCTGCCAAAACTGGCTTCCGGTCAGGTTATCGGTGCCTGGGGCCTTACCGAGCACAACACAGGCTCTGATTCCGGCGGAATGAGCACAACGGCAGTAAAAGACGGTGACGACTGGATCATCAACGGAGCTAAAAACTTCATCACCCACGCCATCTCCGGCGACATCGCAGTTGTCATGACCCGTACGGGTGAGAAAGGAGCAAAAAACAACTCCACGGCTTTTGTTCTGGAAAAAGGAATGGCCGGATTCACTTCAGGAAAAAAAGAGAATAAACTGGGTATGAGGGCTTCCGAAACAGCGGAACTTATATTTGACAATGTGCGAGTACCCGATGCGAACCGTCTTGGCGAAGTTGGTTCCGGATTTAAGCAGGCAATGAAAATTCTGGATGGCGGTCGTATCTCCATCGCAGCGTTAAGCCTTGGTATTGCACGTGGTGCCTACAAAGCAGCCCTGAAATATTCTCAGGAAAGACATCAGTTCGGAAAGCCGATCAACAGTTTCCAGTCCATCAATTTCATGCTCGCTGATATGGCTACGGAAATTGACGCAGCTGAACTTCTGATCCAGCGTGCTTCCAACCTTAAAAATGCCAAAAAGCCGATGACCAAGGAAGGCGCGATGGCAAAACTTTACGCTTCTGAGGCCTGTGTACGTATTGCGAACAATGCAGTGCAGATTTTTGGTGGCTATGGATATACTAAAGATTTCCCGGCAGAAAAATACTACAGGGACTCCAAACTCTGTACAATCGGCGAAGGAACTTCTGAAATCCAGAGACTGGTTATTGGAAGAGAGATCTCCAAATAA
- a CDS encoding nucleoside triphosphate pyrophosphohydrolase family protein: protein MDKIDSLNMVAEFHQTFNAPVLDKPQIPARERADLRVALLQEELNELKQAIEDNDIVEVADALCDLQYVLSGAVLEFGLGEKFPELFAEVQRSNMSKACADETQALETVAFYTEKGEDSFYEKSGDKFNVYRKSDNKVLKNVHYSPADLKRILEN from the coding sequence ATGGATAAAATTGACAGTCTGAATATGGTAGCTGAGTTTCATCAAACGTTTAACGCACCGGTGCTGGACAAACCACAGATTCCTGCAAGAGAGCGGGCAGATTTACGCGTGGCTCTGCTCCAGGAGGAACTGAACGAACTTAAGCAGGCGATTGAAGATAACGATATAGTGGAAGTGGCTGATGCGCTTTGCGACCTGCAATATGTACTTAGTGGCGCGGTTTTGGAATTTGGTCTGGGCGAAAAATTTCCGGAACTCTTTGCCGAGGTGCAGCGCTCAAACATGTCCAAGGCATGTGCAGATGAAACCCAGGCATTGGAAACCGTGGCTTTTTACACAGAGAAAGGGGAAGATAGTTTTTATGAGAAGTCCGGCGATAAGTTTAATGTTTACCGTAAATCGGACAATAAAGTACTGAAAAACGTACACTACTCCCCTGCTGACCTAAAACGAATTTTAGAAAATTAA
- a CDS encoding thioredoxin family protein translates to MKQFITSLFITGAVMLNIQACRAQTNPKLNVETVTERDGKILLGPQMLTQFDNAPYNEWFGKEYLEYAVDTKSLDELRAQNWDNTSMTVFVGTWCPDSHREFPRLIKILNEINFPNEKLTIIAADRNKHTPGGEHATYKIEKVPTVIVKKGSAELGRITESPISGWLERDLLQIMKGK, encoded by the coding sequence ATGAAACAGTTTATCACCTCTCTTTTTATAACAGGTGCCGTAATGCTGAACATTCAGGCTTGCCGGGCACAAACCAACCCTAAGTTAAATGTAGAAACCGTTACCGAACGAGACGGCAAAATTCTGCTCGGACCGCAGATGTTAACACAGTTTGACAATGCACCCTATAACGAGTGGTTCGGTAAGGAATATCTGGAATACGCCGTAGATACAAAGTCTCTTGACGAGCTCCGTGCACAGAACTGGGACAATACCAGCATGACTGTTTTCGTGGGAACATGGTGCCCCGACAGTCACAGGGAGTTTCCAAGACTTATTAAGATTCTGAATGAAATTAATTTCCCCAATGAAAAACTGACGATCATTGCCGCCGACAGAAATAAACATACGCCCGGAGGTGAACATGCGACCTATAAGATTGAAAAAGTTCCGACCGTAATTGTAAAAAAAGGTTCTGCAGAACTCGGGAGAATCACCGAATCCCCGATTTCCGGCTGGCTGGAGCGTGACCTGCTGCAGATCATGAAAGGTAAATAG